One window from the genome of Gimesia aquarii encodes:
- a CDS encoding FadR/GntR family transcriptional regulator, producing MSNTFESGNKNMLEPAMSLSAQIAERICERIQDEKLVPGTYLGTVDKLTDQFGVSRTVIREAIGSLRGLGIITGRPKLGLSVAEGDVQSVLRKALIPRTTNKKGWLELAKFRVVIEIGSIPLIIENTTTEQIDRLNLLVAEQKQLLEDQQKDPSRVFEEFIQKDLLFHETLLEAANQDLIAQFHHVLAKYFYQGEAYFPSPTIKMVQEHVEIVKSITDRDSASALQAMNVHLSPILKLIKSKDK from the coding sequence ATGTCGAACACTTTCGAATCGGGAAATAAGAATATGTTGGAACCGGCAATGTCACTCAGCGCACAAATTGCAGAGCGCATCTGTGAAAGGATACAAGATGAGAAATTAGTACCTGGAACCTATCTGGGAACTGTCGACAAATTAACCGATCAATTTGGTGTTTCAAGAACTGTTATTAGAGAAGCCATCGGCAGTTTACGCGGATTGGGAATCATCACAGGACGCCCGAAACTCGGTTTGTCAGTTGCCGAAGGAGACGTTCAATCTGTACTACGAAAAGCGCTCATCCCTCGCACAACCAATAAAAAAGGTTGGCTTGAACTTGCTAAATTTCGTGTCGTGATTGAAATCGGTTCCATTCCTTTAATCATCGAAAATACGACTACAGAGCAAATCGATCGGTTGAATCTGCTTGTTGCCGAGCAAAAACAATTGCTGGAAGATCAGCAAAAAGATCCCTCGCGCGTATTTGAAGAGTTCATTCAGAAAGACCTCTTATTTCATGAAACGCTTCTCGAAGCAGCCAATCAGGACCTGATCGCGCAATTCCACCATGTACTTGCGAAATACTTCTATCAGGGTGAAGCGTACTTTCCTTCTCCAACAATCAAAATGGTTCAGGAACACGTTGAGATCGTGAAATCGATCACAGATCGTGACAGTGCATCCGCCTTACAAGCAATGAACGTTCATTTAAGCCCGATCCTGAAATTGATTAAGTCTAAGGACAAATAG
- a CDS encoding glutamine synthetase family protein — protein MHRETIEKQLKAENIELIRAIYVGPDGISRGKAFRPGNLDEILESGLGLTQAQASVNVFDHLPQTSKFQPVGEVRIRPDLSTFQVLPYLSGHARMLSDIETIDGQPWELCPRSLLKSFLAKLAEKGMIIRAAFENEFTILKKVDQLWEPLDQLNCFSSAAMDLASSYILPMISALEKQGVMVEKYYPEAGHGQHEIPVRHQIGLQAADQQVVFKETVRGTASANDCRVSFMPKASPDSAGNGCHIHFSLWDPQCQRNLFYDADGDYCLSQTARHFMAGILDHLPALMAFTAPTTNSYKRFVERCWSSSYICWGPDNREATVRAASGFKGHEAATVNLEYKPSDPTCNPYLALSGLICAGLDGIEKAADPGEPVLTDPALLSKQEQQSRGITGYPADLASALDALAQDDVLQAGIGKSLITDYITMKRAEIEMLEALGTDAEKQAYQFRF, from the coding sequence ATGCACCGCGAAACGATAGAGAAACAGTTAAAAGCAGAGAACATCGAACTGATACGTGCCATTTATGTTGGCCCGGATGGGATCTCACGTGGGAAAGCATTTCGCCCCGGCAATCTTGATGAAATTTTAGAGTCAGGTCTAGGGCTGACTCAGGCACAAGCTTCGGTAAATGTCTTTGATCATTTACCACAAACAAGTAAATTTCAGCCGGTGGGAGAAGTTCGTATTCGGCCTGATCTCTCTACATTTCAAGTGTTACCATATCTCTCCGGACATGCCCGTATGCTTTCGGATATCGAAACCATTGACGGCCAGCCTTGGGAACTTTGTCCGCGTAGTCTATTAAAGTCATTTCTTGCGAAACTAGCTGAGAAAGGCATGATCATTCGCGCTGCATTTGAAAATGAATTTACCATACTCAAAAAAGTGGACCAGTTATGGGAACCGCTGGACCAGTTAAATTGTTTCAGTTCGGCTGCCATGGATCTGGCCAGTTCCTACATTCTACCAATGATCTCTGCGCTCGAAAAACAGGGCGTCATGGTTGAAAAATACTATCCGGAAGCAGGCCACGGACAGCATGAAATTCCAGTACGTCACCAGATTGGTTTACAGGCCGCTGATCAACAAGTTGTGTTTAAAGAAACAGTACGTGGGACAGCGTCAGCAAACGACTGCCGTGTGTCGTTCATGCCAAAAGCATCGCCAGACTCAGCAGGAAATGGTTGTCATATTCATTTCAGTCTCTGGGATCCTCAATGTCAGCGAAACTTATTTTACGATGCTGACGGAGATTATTGTCTCTCTCAAACAGCCCGCCATTTCATGGCAGGTATCCTTGACCATCTCCCTGCATTGATGGCATTTACGGCACCGACGACAAACTCTTATAAGCGTTTTGTAGAACGTTGCTGGAGTTCGAGTTATATTTGCTGGGGTCCCGACAATCGTGAGGCGACGGTGCGTGCTGCCTCTGGTTTTAAAGGACACGAAGCAGCTACGGTCAATCTAGAATATAAACCCTCAGACCCCACCTGTAACCCATATCTAGCGTTATCTGGCCTGATCTGTGCAGGCCTGGATGGCATTGAGAAAGCAGCCGATCCAGGCGAACCAGTATTAACCGATCCCGCTTTGCTTTCAAAACAAGAACAACAATCCCGCGGTATAACAGGCTACCCTGCAGATCTGGCATCAGCATTAGATGCATTGGCTCAGGATGACGTTTTACAGGCAGGAATTGGCAAAAGCCTGATCACAGACTATATCACAATGAAACGGGCAGAAATTGAAATGCTTGAGGCTCTTGGCACTGACGCAGAAAAGCAGGCTTATCAGTTCCGCTTTTAA
- a CDS encoding PilZ domain-containing protein → MKTFTDFYEYSQEQQQLLPKVVNLLSQIEERAKHIYGKQRAHPRIDFRGLIVISFSIDFTEPIEIYSGEMITVLGRSVSQSGISLICPDHIAQEELFLKLPLSQSIDTWFSSKIVRKRRILDAFWEYGIQFQARLDV, encoded by the coding sequence TTGAAGACCTTTACTGATTTTTACGAGTATTCTCAAGAGCAGCAACAACTCCTTCCTAAAGTCGTCAACTTACTCTCTCAGATTGAGGAGCGAGCCAAGCACATTTACGGGAAGCAGCGTGCCCATCCACGAATTGATTTTCGCGGCCTGATTGTCATCTCGTTTTCTATCGACTTTACTGAACCGATTGAAATTTATTCCGGTGAAATGATCACAGTACTGGGACGCTCAGTCTCTCAATCTGGGATTTCGCTGATTTGCCCTGACCATATTGCACAAGAAGAACTCTTCCTGAAACTTCCTCTCAGTCAATCCATAGATACCTGGTTCAGTTCCAAAATTGTTCGCAAGCGAAGAATCCTGGATGCGTTCTGGGAATATGGTATTCAATTTCAGGCTCGTCTCGACGTCTAG
- a CDS encoding Gfo/Idh/MocA family protein codes for MKNQPLRIGILGLIHDHAWDHLPQLQHSENATLIAAFDRNQELRDRIHAEYDCPTYASPEELFANHELDGVYIFSSNHEGAQLALLAIEHGLAVMIEKPMAANLSQAEALLTAANEENVCLMVNWPFAWWPQMQHAITMAKAGDIGDIWQVKYRAAHAGPKELGCSDYFCDWLFNPELNGAGAMMDYCCYGCVLASVLLGVPESITGIAGQYRPEPLGVEDNAMIVMQYPKAIATAEGSWSQIGTLTAYTTAIYGTKGTLMVEPQKKGPLMLATDEQPAGEEIKVQCPLLYLQTATEHFANCIRTGEEPWLLCNPRFGLEAQRILETGIQQIKES; via the coding sequence ATGAAAAATCAACCATTACGTATCGGTATCCTGGGTCTGATTCACGATCATGCCTGGGACCATTTGCCGCAATTACAACATTCCGAAAATGCCACACTGATTGCTGCTTTTGACAGGAATCAAGAACTACGTGATCGGATCCATGCCGAATATGACTGCCCGACTTATGCTTCCCCTGAGGAGCTATTTGCAAACCACGAATTGGATGGCGTTTATATTTTCAGCAGTAATCATGAAGGAGCACAGCTTGCACTTTTGGCCATCGAGCATGGACTGGCTGTGATGATTGAAAAGCCCATGGCGGCGAATCTCTCACAGGCAGAAGCCTTGTTGACAGCTGCCAACGAAGAGAATGTCTGCCTGATGGTGAATTGGCCCTTTGCCTGGTGGCCACAAATGCAACACGCGATCACAATGGCTAAGGCAGGAGACATTGGAGACATCTGGCAGGTCAAGTATCGTGCTGCGCATGCCGGCCCTAAAGAGCTGGGCTGTAGCGATTACTTCTGTGACTGGCTGTTTAATCCGGAATTAAATGGAGCGGGCGCCATGATGGATTACTGTTGCTATGGCTGTGTTCTCGCTAGTGTTTTACTAGGCGTGCCGGAATCGATCACTGGTATTGCCGGGCAATATCGACCAGAACCTCTAGGTGTCGAAGATAATGCCATGATCGTCATGCAATATCCAAAAGCTATCGCGACGGCAGAAGGCTCATGGTCACAAATAGGAACACTGACTGCTTACACAACAGCCATTTATGGCACTAAAGGAACGTTGATGGTTGAGCCGCAAAAAAAAGGGCCTTTAATGTTAGCAACCGATGAACAACCAGCGGGAGAAGAAATCAAAGTCCAATGTCCATTGCTTTATCTGCAAACGGCCACCGAACATTTCGCAAATTGCATCCGAACAGGCGAAGAACCCTGGTTACTCTGTAACCCCAGATTTGGGCTCGAAGCGCAACGCATTTTAGAAACTGGAATACAGCAAATAAAAGAAAGTTAA
- a CDS encoding response regulator, which produces MTYNPYILTTNSTLADLELRDDSLTPEALGSEVERFFKSRPDTNGVLIRDDHQFYGLLSRTSCFENMTQSFCGTTFSRRPVKMLVEHLKTTSLQLNDTVPISEAVREILGRPSAGAYEPIIVKCENDEYRFLDITTLMSAQCDLQLRQKKIAEDANHEKSNFLANMSHEIRTPLNGILGFTDVLRRGVESKEKQQEYLDVIYKNGEHLLGLINDILDLSKIEAGCMEFEKLDCSPHKIISDVLSTMRVQAKPKGLYLECQWESGVPEMINTDPTRLRQILMNLVGNAVKFTTEGGVKLIAKLDISHNPPQFIVEVHDTGIGIKPENMSNIFSAFTQADSSITRSFGGTGLGLTICRQIAEGLGGDLAVESEIGQGSVFRLRVDAGTMEDVKIFDVPPTEALTAESYTKRNYEASNQLQSLRVLLVDDGKTNRDLVSLVLTNANAVVTCAENGEEALSEYEGGSFDLILMDMQMPEMDGYTATQILRSRGCSLPIIALTANAMRGDRSKCLEAGCSDFLTKPINIDSLLQTVGVYSPLSDAITKSQLEEKPYCLTTSDTIPVVSDLPTEIPQIFQIVEEFIQRFKLKIEEMQMALDKENWKLLEELAHWLKGTGGTAGFGCLTELAYQLESAAQQKEKESANLLISELRTMGSRLTTKNAVSSV; this is translated from the coding sequence GTGACTTATAATCCTTACATTCTGACCACCAATTCGACATTAGCTGATCTTGAGTTACGCGATGATTCTCTCACTCCGGAGGCTCTTGGCTCAGAAGTGGAGCGGTTTTTTAAATCCCGGCCGGATACCAATGGTGTGTTGATACGGGATGATCATCAGTTTTATGGCTTACTCTCAAGAACTTCCTGCTTTGAAAATATGACCCAATCATTTTGTGGAACTACTTTTTCACGAAGACCCGTTAAGATGCTGGTTGAGCATCTAAAAACGACGTCACTGCAACTGAATGACACTGTACCAATCAGTGAAGCCGTCCGTGAGATCTTAGGTCGTCCTTCAGCGGGGGCTTATGAACCCATCATTGTGAAATGTGAAAACGACGAATACCGTTTTCTCGATATCACAACTCTCATGAGTGCACAGTGTGACCTTCAACTCAGACAGAAAAAGATTGCTGAGGATGCCAATCATGAGAAGAGTAACTTTCTGGCCAATATGAGCCATGAAATACGCACACCGTTGAATGGAATTTTGGGTTTTACCGATGTCCTGAGACGTGGGGTTGAATCGAAAGAGAAACAGCAAGAATATTTAGATGTGATCTACAAGAATGGAGAGCATCTCCTCGGTCTGATCAATGATATTCTGGATCTTTCCAAGATCGAAGCAGGCTGTATGGAGTTCGAAAAACTGGATTGCTCACCGCATAAAATCATCTCCGATGTACTCTCAACGATGCGTGTTCAAGCGAAACCTAAAGGTCTCTACCTGGAGTGTCAGTGGGAAAGTGGCGTTCCCGAAATGATTAACACGGACCCCACTCGCTTACGACAAATATTGATGAATCTGGTCGGAAACGCAGTGAAATTTACAACAGAGGGTGGTGTGAAACTGATTGCAAAATTGGACATTTCGCATAATCCGCCACAATTTATTGTCGAAGTGCATGATACAGGGATCGGGATCAAACCCGAAAACATGAGCAATATATTTTCAGCTTTTACACAAGCTGATTCTTCTATCACACGTAGTTTTGGAGGAACCGGGCTAGGACTTACGATCTGTCGCCAGATTGCGGAAGGGTTAGGTGGTGACCTTGCTGTAGAAAGTGAAATCGGTCAAGGGAGTGTGTTCCGGCTTCGAGTAGATGCGGGAACAATGGAAGATGTGAAGATATTTGATGTACCACCAACAGAGGCGCTTACAGCAGAATCGTATACGAAACGCAATTATGAAGCATCTAATCAGCTTCAATCGCTTCGGGTTTTACTTGTTGATGACGGTAAAACGAATCGGGATTTGGTTTCGTTGGTGCTAACAAATGCAAATGCAGTCGTAACTTGTGCAGAAAATGGTGAAGAGGCACTCTCTGAATATGAAGGCGGTTCATTTGATCTCATTTTAATGGATATGCAAATGCCGGAGATGGATGGTTATACAGCGACCCAAATTTTGCGATCGCGTGGCTGCTCACTGCCCATCATTGCACTCACTGCCAATGCGATGCGTGGAGATCGGAGTAAGTGTCTTGAAGCGGGTTGTTCTGACTTTCTCACGAAACCGATTAATATCGATAGTTTACTACAAACGGTAGGCGTGTATTCACCCCTGAGTGATGCGATCACAAAGTCTCAGCTAGAAGAAAAACCTTATTGTCTGACTACGAGTGACACCATACCTGTTGTGTCAGATCTACCCACAGAAATACCGCAAATATTTCAAATCGTCGAAGAATTTATTCAACGCTTCAAATTAAAAATTGAAGAGATGCAGATGGCATTAGATAAGGAGAATTGGAAGCTGTTAGAAGAGCTGGCACATTGGTTAAAGGGCACCGGAGGCACCGCCGGATTTGGTTGTCTGACAGAACTTGCATATCAATTAGAATCAGCTGCTCAACAAAAAGAAAAAGAATCTGCGAATTTGTTAATTTCCGAACTCAGAACGATGGGGAGTCGCTTAACAACGAAAAACGCAGTTTCTAGCGTCTAA
- a CDS encoding globin domain-containing protein, with protein MSQMSVEELYEHLGEDQLQRLIAAFYSRVKSDDILRPMYPADDFSGAEYRLKEFLVYRLGGPQRYLEERGHPALRMRHAPFAIDQSARDRWIELMNQAMLEVDLPTEAAEILKSFFDQMATFLINRAG; from the coding sequence ATGAGTCAAATGAGTGTAGAAGAACTTTATGAGCACTTAGGTGAAGATCAACTGCAACGACTGATCGCTGCGTTTTATTCCAGAGTAAAATCGGATGACATCCTGAGACCCATGTATCCTGCCGATGACTTCTCAGGAGCAGAATATCGATTGAAGGAATTTCTGGTTTATCGATTGGGAGGTCCACAACGCTATCTCGAAGAGCGCGGGCACCCTGCATTGCGAATGCGACACGCTCCCTTTGCCATAGACCAAAGTGCCCGGGATCGGTGGATCGAATTAATGAATCAAGCTATGCTTGAAGTCGACTTACCAACAGAGGCAGCTGAAATACTGAAATCGTTCTTCGATCAGATGGCAACTTTTTTGATCAATCGAGCGGGATGA
- a CDS encoding cupin domain-containing protein, with protein sequence MALSHARAGEVVSVEPLGSELESTKTTTLVKTDHLEIIRLILKSGKSLPNHIAPGILIVQCLEGRVLFQCLGETHKLTPGQFLYLPHAEPHAVESLESAALLLTIVRTPPKDPVIDETSEES encoded by the coding sequence ATGGCTCTGTCACATGCAAGGGCAGGTGAAGTGGTAAGTGTAGAGCCGCTCGGTTCTGAGTTGGAATCAACGAAGACCACGACGCTGGTGAAAACAGATCACCTGGAAATCATTCGTTTGATTTTGAAGTCTGGCAAATCACTACCAAACCACATCGCACCTGGAATCTTAATTGTTCAATGTCTTGAGGGACGCGTCCTTTTTCAATGTCTGGGGGAAACCCATAAACTCACCCCCGGACAGTTTTTATATCTGCCCCATGCCGAGCCCCATGCTGTCGAAAGCCTGGAGTCAGCTGCACTGTTACTCACAATTGTTCGTACACCCCCAAAAGATCCGGTAATTGATGAAACGTCTGAGGAGTCTTGA
- a CDS encoding DinB family protein, which produces MSLALHIKASLELPTFIVNGYLEDLTNDDLFVRPAEKMNHLAWQLGHLIHSEHFHVTAVYPGTMPELPSGFKERYTTETAASDNPADFHSKAEYIQLIQEQRQGTLNVLSGLSDEELQNPSPETVRYLGPTIGCVFAGEATHWMMHAGQWAVIRRNLGKPPLY; this is translated from the coding sequence ATGAGTCTGGCGTTGCATATCAAAGCATCTTTGGAGCTTCCCACATTTATCGTTAATGGTTATCTCGAAGATCTAACGAATGACGATCTCTTTGTCCGCCCTGCTGAGAAGATGAATCATCTCGCCTGGCAACTGGGACACTTGATTCATAGCGAGCATTTTCATGTAACCGCGGTTTATCCAGGTACTATGCCGGAACTCCCTTCTGGATTTAAAGAACGGTACACCACAGAAACGGCAGCCAGTGACAATCCCGCTGATTTTCATTCAAAAGCAGAATACATTCAACTGATACAGGAGCAACGTCAGGGAACGTTGAATGTCCTTTCTGGCCTCAGTGATGAAGAATTGCAAAATCCATCACCTGAAACAGTTCGCTATCTGGGACCAACCATTGGTTGCGTCTTTGCTGGAGAGGCCACTCATTGGATGATGCATGCCGGACAATGGGCAGTCATTCGGCGTAATTTAGGAAAACCTCCATTATACTGA
- a CDS encoding HD domain-containing phosphohydrolase — MIDSTLKKTMVENPETLINCNEFDGCSIAIIDDEKINLDMIQYYLEMEGFTNLISTEDSASAFSMIESERPDLILSDINMPEVSGLDILAQIRGHRELTDTPVIILTASSDNETKISALRQGATDLLAKPIHHGELIARIRNVLKVKVSQDQLKAHSESLEQAVQLRTKELEASRLSVIQCLARAAEFRDDDTGQHVIRVGKYARIIGEELGFSERELWLLEPAAQLHDVGKIGIEDSILLKPGKLTPEEYDSMKKHCGFGKRIVDCLPEHEAQLIRMHTEMGAKIMDIPDSPILSLAKVIAMTHHERWDGTGYPLGLEGKDIPIQGRITAVADVFDALTSKRSYKPAFSLTKSFRILEEGRATQFDPEVLDAFFSRRQDIIQVQIDYAETE; from the coding sequence ATGATCGATTCGACATTGAAAAAAACTATGGTTGAGAACCCAGAAACACTCATTAACTGCAATGAGTTTGATGGGTGTAGTATTGCGATCATAGATGATGAGAAAATTAATCTCGATATGATTCAGTATTATCTGGAAATGGAAGGATTTACGAATCTGATATCGACAGAAGATTCCGCATCAGCATTTTCTATGATTGAGTCGGAGCGGCCTGATCTGATTTTATCAGATATTAATATGCCAGAGGTATCAGGCTTGGATATTTTAGCGCAAATCCGTGGCCATAGGGAATTGACAGATACCCCTGTCATCATTCTCACAGCTAGTTCTGATAACGAAACGAAAATATCCGCATTGAGACAAGGGGCAACTGACTTGCTTGCCAAGCCGATTCATCATGGAGAACTGATTGCACGAATTCGAAATGTTTTAAAAGTGAAAGTATCTCAGGATCAGCTTAAAGCACATTCAGAAAGCCTTGAACAAGCTGTGCAATTGAGAACGAAAGAACTTGAAGCATCGCGTTTGAGTGTGATCCAATGTCTGGCGCGTGCTGCCGAATTCCGAGACGATGATACTGGTCAGCATGTGATTCGAGTTGGAAAATATGCACGTATTATTGGAGAGGAGTTAGGCTTCTCAGAACGAGAACTATGGTTGTTGGAACCAGCTGCCCAATTACATGATGTTGGTAAGATTGGGATCGAAGATTCAATTCTGCTAAAACCTGGCAAATTGACACCCGAAGAGTATGATTCGATGAAAAAACATTGTGGTTTCGGAAAGAGAATTGTTGATTGTCTGCCCGAGCATGAAGCGCAATTGATTCGGATGCATACTGAAATGGGAGCGAAAATTATGGATATTCCCGACTCTCCCATCCTCTCTCTGGCAAAAGTCATTGCCATGACGCACCACGAGCGCTGGGATGGCACGGGGTACCCTTTGGGCTTAGAGGGCAAAGACATTCCGATTCAGGGACGAATTACTGCGGTCGCTGATGTTTTTGATGCTCTCACGAGCAAACGCTCTTATAAGCCCGCTTTTTCGCTGACAAAGTCTTTCAGAATTCTTGAAGAAGGTCGGGCGACTCAATTCGATCCAGAAGTGCTAGATGCTTTCTTTTCGCGTCGGCAGGATATTATCCAGGTTCAAATTGATTACGCAGAGACCGAATGA
- a CDS encoding HIT domain-containing protein, with amino-acid sequence MKLDDRLQADCHLLYEIEESTLLLMNNSLVSWFILVPHCDEIELTNLPFDQQTAILKEINLVSRFIQQSFLPDKMNIAALGNVVSQLHVHIIGRKHNDPYWPAPVWGHSQTQTYSDEEVNTIKKNFKSFYAAERSET; translated from the coding sequence ATGAAACTCGATGATCGCTTACAGGCAGACTGTCACCTTCTATATGAGATTGAAGAATCAACGCTTCTGTTGATGAATAATTCGCTGGTAAGCTGGTTTATCTTAGTACCTCATTGTGATGAAATTGAGCTAACGAATTTACCCTTTGATCAGCAAACCGCAATTCTGAAAGAAATCAATCTGGTATCTCGATTTATTCAACAGTCATTTCTCCCTGACAAAATGAATATTGCAGCTCTGGGCAATGTCGTCAGTCAATTACATGTGCATATCATCGGCAGGAAACACAATGATCCCTATTGGCCCGCTCCTGTATGGGGACATTCCCAAACTCAAACTTATTCGGATGAAGAAGTAAACACTATCAAAAAAAACTTTAAATCATTTTATGCGGCTGAACGTAGCGAGACATAA